The following coding sequences are from one Caldisericum sp. window:
- a CDS encoding hotdog fold thioesterase, whose product MSFNCFVCGKENPYGLKLDIKARDGYTYAEFSLGENYVGYPNIIHGGIIAAILDDMMANVKFLEGYILYTVELNVKYLKHCLVNEKLIAFGYPRETNHNIFIAYGEIKNEAGELKATATGKYFIKGAYK is encoded by the coding sequence ATGAGTTTCAATTGCTTTGTTTGTGGAAAAGAAAACCCTTACGGATTAAAACTCGACATAAAAGCGAGAGATGGATACACTTATGCAGAATTTTCCCTGGGTGAAAATTATGTTGGATATCCTAATATCATCCATGGGGGAATTATTGCAGCGATACTTGATGATATGATGGCAAATGTCAAATTCTTAGAAGGCTACATTTTATACACCGTCGAACTTAATGTGAAATATTTGAAGCACTGTCTTGTAAACGAAAAACTCATTGCTTTTGGCTATCCCAGGGAGACCAACCACAATATCTTTATTGCGTACGGAGAAATAAAAAATGAAGCTGGAGAGTTAAAAGCAACTGCAACGGGCAAATACTTTATCAAGGGGGCGTACAAATAA
- a CDS encoding bifunctional oligoribonuclease/PAP phosphatase NrnA encodes MESLKEIENIIKTFNSFLLTTHINADGDAIGSILGLGQSLEHLRKHVFYLVPGEPSQKFSFLKGFENINKNLEGINEVEVLLILDAPNIDRVEGFNFSLGNYKKIVRIDHHISDENMSHVKYVKVGYPSTTCLVFETISELNLPINEDIANALYTGLLADTGSFRFNNTSDVAFEVAKELVKLGAKPYFISHMVYEMENLAHLKLLGLALLRLEVYDKLGFSYVTQEDFKKYNATEDDTEGIVDYLRKEKDIEVVLFLRELKEGGFKGSLRSKNHIDVRKIAEYFGGGGHKEASGFKSNLSMEEILRIIHDKITNEEKSFI; translated from the coding sequence GTGGAGAGCCTTAAGGAAATAGAAAACATAATAAAAACATTTAACTCTTTTTTGCTAACGACTCATATAAATGCAGACGGAGATGCAATAGGTTCCATTCTTGGACTTGGACAATCATTAGAACATCTTAGGAAGCATGTTTTTTATCTTGTTCCAGGTGAACCTTCCCAAAAATTCTCTTTTCTAAAAGGATTTGAAAATATTAACAAAAACTTAGAAGGTATAAATGAAGTTGAAGTTTTATTGATACTTGATGCACCAAATATTGATAGGGTTGAAGGCTTTAACTTTAGCCTTGGAAACTATAAGAAGATTGTTAGAATCGACCACCATATAAGTGATGAAAATATGTCCCATGTAAAATATGTAAAAGTTGGATACCCATCAACTACCTGTCTCGTTTTTGAAACAATTTCCGAATTGAACCTTCCCATAAACGAAGATATAGCAAATGCACTTTACACAGGGCTTCTTGCCGATACAGGCTCTTTTAGATTCAACAATACAAGCGATGTTGCATTCGAAGTTGCAAAGGAACTTGTTAAATTGGGAGCAAAACCATATTTTATTTCCCATATGGTCTACGAGATGGAAAACCTTGCGCATCTTAAACTTCTTGGTCTTGCGCTTCTGCGCCTTGAAGTCTATGATAAATTGGGTTTTTCATATGTAACTCAGGAGGATTTTAAGAAGTATAACGCTACTGAAGACGATACTGAGGGAATTGTTGACTACCTTAGGAAGGAGAAAGACATAGAAGTTGTACTCTTCCTAAGGGAACTAAAAGAAGGTGGATTCAAGGGAAGTTTAAGAAGTAAAAACCACATAGATGTAAGAAAAATTGCAGAATACTTTGGTGGAGGAGGACATAAAGAGGCTTCTGGATTCAAGTCTAACCTATCTATGGAAGAAATTCTAAGGATTATTCACGACAAAATAACAAATGAAGAAAAAAGTTTTATTTGA
- a CDS encoding YIP1 family protein: MIIEMIIKVIRSPKKAFEEEIGNLTFFLFMFLNGAILYLYSIAFVKFGLKSIEKSLPDIFSGVGDTLTGLVTAPKFLYLSLLIPFLTLLISSSLYDMLAQIIFKRSNGTKLMKNLAFASTPLMLLRLIYVVLSFFNVMIFSEISILFLIWEVVLFIIAISKTYDIETTKANFLFFTPYIIIILILIPAII; encoded by the coding sequence ATGATTATCGAAATGATTATTAAAGTTATAAGATCCCCCAAAAAAGCATTTGAAGAAGAAATAGGAAATCTTACATTTTTTCTTTTCATGTTTTTAAATGGAGCGATTCTTTATCTATATTCAATTGCATTTGTAAAGTTTGGACTGAAATCAATTGAAAAAAGCCTTCCGGATATTTTTAGTGGTGTGGGAGATACTCTCACCGGTCTTGTTACTGCTCCAAAATTCCTGTACCTCTCTCTTCTTATACCATTTCTCACCTTACTAATTTCATCATCTCTTTATGATATGCTTGCACAGATCATTTTTAAAAGAAGTAATGGCACGAAACTTATGAAAAACCTTGCGTTTGCATCAACCCCACTGATGCTATTGAGACTTATCTATGTTGTCCTTTCATTCTTCAATGTGATGATTTTCAGTGAAATAAGTATACTCTTTCTTATCTGGGAAGTTGTGTTATTTATCATTGCGATAAGTAAGACTTACGACATTGAAACTACAAAAGCAAATTTTCTTTTCTTTACTCCGTACATAATAATCATTCTTATCCTAATTCCTGCTATAATATAG
- the rbfA gene encoding 30S ribosome-binding factor RbfA, giving the protein MSELRKHKIESAILREVSTYMHSLDDPLLKSITITHVEVSDDLRYAKIFYTIIGHENEEEEIKERLIKATRRIQRDVAQRLKNMKFVPLLNFHFDLSIQKGNKVLEILEEVEKELKEKGEDSGEP; this is encoded by the coding sequence ATGAGTGAGTTAAGAAAGCACAAAATTGAATCGGCTATTTTAAGGGAAGTATCAACATATATGCATTCCCTTGATGACCCATTACTTAAAAGCATTACCATTACACATGTAGAAGTGTCCGATGACCTAAGATATGCAAAAATTTTCTACACAATCATAGGACACGAAAACGAGGAAGAAGAGATTAAAGAGAGGCTCATTAAGGCAACTCGAAGAATTCAGAGGGATGTTGCCCAAAGACTAAAGAATATGAAATTTGTGCCTTTGCTGAATTTTCACTTTGACCTCTCAATTCAAAAGGGAAACAAAGTCCTCGAAATTTTAGAGGAAGTTGAAAAGGAGTTAAAGGAAAAAGGAGAGGACAGTGGAGAGCCTTAA
- a CDS encoding penicillin-binding protein → MEETTKKKVKKRSILKATIVTILTFILIVGLIGGLTIALYINKAKQDLPNIDIYSSSPDQASQIFDYKGNLITNVYATENRIYVKLSDISPIAIKAVLAQEDKRFYEHGALDYKGILRAIFVTITSGGKRIEGASTITQQLARTMFLTLDRTIDRKVKEALLAIELEKRFTKDQILEMYLNQVYFGSGAYGIEQASLTYFGKHAKDLDLAEAALLAGIIQAPSEYNPYANFEYAKAAQKEVLDKMLSYGMITEEEYKEALSEELKLTNKSPEKDNMGYAIDYVKDFVASKFGSTMLYAGGLKIYTTIIPDLQKAATKAIDEVLTKAENDNIFPKGKKDSKGVIQPQAALTAIDANTGAILAMVGGRDYDNTKYNRTVALKQPGSSFKIFDYTAGILYGSITPSSIILSENYSVGNWTPHEWEGAYFGYLSVRDALNESSNVCAVKTALSVGLDRVILTARKFGITTPLNPYPSLAIGSFEIKQLEMANAYATLGNGGTYHEPFIVTKILSSDGRVLYEHKDKSYRAVPEDVAYIMNNLFSYVMAHKTNAKISGLPSAGKTGSTDAWKDAWFDGYTPNISVSVWVGPDSDEVTFPDVMNAGARFPAMIWRKFMLVAMNYFPKSDFPKPANLTFKNAYDDTGYITNKPSDGKTIIKYAYHDGFIPPQDIRDLGFVVVRVVKDSGLLASPSCPPELTEERVFIKGTEPTQYDERCQTQTTQTLTVTTDKDIYKVGEAINIMVDMSNIDLTNKTLSIIIDGLPVTNVPNPQGPTYSYSILALRTGDMKIEVYLKDLNSNVVAYGEKTITINP, encoded by the coding sequence ATGGAAGAAACAACAAAGAAGAAGGTTAAGAAGAGATCTATTTTAAAAGCAACAATAGTTACAATACTTACTTTTATTCTTATTGTGGGGCTTATTGGAGGATTGACAATTGCACTTTACATAAACAAAGCAAAACAAGACTTGCCAAATATTGACATTTACTCTTCCTCACCAGACCAGGCTTCACAAATTTTCGACTACAAAGGCAACTTAATTACAAATGTATATGCAACAGAAAATAGAATTTATGTAAAACTAAGTGATATTTCACCAATTGCAATTAAGGCTGTTCTTGCGCAAGAAGATAAACGCTTTTACGAACATGGTGCACTTGACTACAAGGGTATTTTAAGAGCAATTTTTGTTACTATAACAAGCGGCGGAAAAAGAATAGAAGGCGCAAGCACAATCACGCAACAACTTGCAAGAACTATGTTTTTAACACTTGATAGAACAATCGATAGAAAAGTAAAAGAAGCGCTCCTTGCAATAGAACTTGAAAAAAGATTCACCAAAGACCAAATTTTAGAAATGTACCTAAACCAGGTTTATTTTGGATCTGGCGCATACGGCATAGAACAAGCTTCTCTCACATATTTCGGTAAACACGCAAAAGACTTAGATCTTGCAGAAGCAGCTTTACTTGCAGGTATCATTCAAGCACCTTCTGAGTACAATCCTTATGCAAACTTCGAATATGCAAAGGCAGCACAAAAAGAAGTCCTCGATAAGATGCTTTCATATGGAATGATAACAGAAGAAGAATACAAAGAGGCTCTAAGTGAAGAATTAAAATTAACAAACAAATCTCCAGAAAAAGACAACATGGGGTATGCAATAGATTATGTTAAGGATTTTGTTGCATCAAAATTCGGCTCAACCATGCTATATGCAGGTGGCTTAAAGATATACACAACGATAATTCCAGACCTCCAAAAAGCAGCAACTAAAGCAATTGATGAAGTTTTAACAAAGGCAGAGAACGATAATATTTTCCCCAAAGGAAAAAAAGATTCAAAAGGCGTAATTCAACCACAGGCAGCTCTTACAGCAATTGATGCAAACACAGGTGCAATTCTTGCAATGGTTGGTGGAAGAGATTACGATAATACTAAATACAATAGAACCGTTGCCCTCAAACAGCCAGGGTCATCATTTAAAATTTTCGATTATACTGCAGGAATACTTTACGGCTCAATAACACCTTCTTCTATAATACTTTCAGAGAATTACTCTGTTGGAAACTGGACACCACATGAATGGGAAGGTGCATATTTTGGATACCTTTCAGTAAGAGATGCATTAAATGAATCGTCTAATGTGTGTGCTGTAAAAACAGCTTTAAGTGTTGGTCTTGATAGAGTAATACTTACAGCAAGAAAATTTGGAATCACAACTCCTCTAAATCCATATCCATCACTTGCAATAGGAAGTTTCGAAATAAAGCAGCTTGAGATGGCAAATGCCTATGCAACACTTGGCAACGGTGGAACATACCACGAACCTTTTATCGTAACAAAGATACTCTCTTCAGATGGAAGAGTTCTCTACGAGCATAAGGATAAATCCTACAGAGCAGTCCCAGAGGATGTTGCTTACATTATGAATAATCTCTTTAGTTATGTTATGGCACACAAAACAAATGCAAAGATTTCAGGACTGCCTTCTGCAGGAAAAACAGGAAGTACAGATGCCTGGAAGGATGCATGGTTTGATGGATATACTCCAAATATTTCTGTAAGTGTTTGGGTAGGTCCCGATTCAGATGAAGTAACATTCCCTGATGTTATGAATGCTGGCGCACGATTCCCCGCAATGATCTGGAGAAAATTCATGCTTGTTGCAATGAACTATTTCCCTAAAAGTGATTTTCCAAAACCTGCAAATCTTACTTTTAAAAATGCATACGATGATACAGGTTATATAACTAATAAGCCTTCCGACGGTAAAACTATTATTAAATACGCATACCATGACGGTTTTATACCTCCACAAGACATAAGAGACCTTGGTTTTGTTGTTGTAAGAGTTGTTAAGGATTCCGGGCTTCTTGCGTCACCATCATGTCCTCCGGAACTTACAGAAGAAAGAGTTTTCATAAAAGGGACAGAGCCTACTCAATACGACGAAAGGTGTCAGACGCAAACAACCCAAACTTTAACAGTTACTACAGACAAGGATATTTACAAGGTAGGCGAAGCAATTAATATTATGGTTGATATGTCGAATATTGATTTAACGAATAAGACACTCTCGATAATAATAGATGGGCTTCCTGTTACAAATGTGCCGAATCCACAAGGACCAACATATTCTTACTCTATTCTTGCTTTAAGAACAGGCGATATGAAAATTGAAGTATATTTGAAGGATTTGAACTCAAATGTTGTTGCATATGGAGAAAAAACTATTACAATAAATCCATAA
- the sppA gene encoding signal peptide peptidase SppA produces MKKKVLFDVLIFLLIALFIYFAGFRNKISPYNTNPIAVIYLEGTIGENYGNTFNSKDVEKILTEIEDLHPKGVILRISSPGGTVYETDRIYNLIKNFKQKNNIKVYVSMGEVCASGGYYISMAGDRIYAEPLTETGSIGVIMNLVNYEELLNKIGINIITIKSGKFKDIGSPYRELSKEELEMFENMINELYEKFILVVKGGRKNLDEKTIRNLAQGQIYLGEDAYKLGLVDKIGTLDDAINDLKSDLNLKSITIKEYRIQKSFWENFLSIASKVLTQYKNPSETIFEYKFTAY; encoded by the coding sequence ATGAAGAAAAAAGTTTTATTTGATGTATTAATCTTTTTATTGATAGCCTTGTTTATTTATTTTGCAGGCTTTAGAAATAAAATTAGTCCTTACAACACAAATCCAATTGCAGTAATTTACCTTGAGGGAACAATCGGAGAAAATTACGGAAATACTTTTAATTCAAAGGATGTTGAGAAAATCCTTACAGAAATTGAAGACTTACATCCTAAAGGAGTTATTTTAAGAATTTCAAGCCCCGGTGGAACAGTTTATGAGACAGACAGAATCTACAATCTTATAAAAAACTTTAAACAGAAAAACAATATAAAAGTGTATGTCTCTATGGGTGAAGTGTGCGCTTCGGGTGGATATTATATTTCTATGGCAGGAGACCGCATTTATGCGGAACCTTTAACTGAAACAGGTAGCATTGGTGTTATAATGAATCTCGTAAATTATGAGGAACTTCTCAACAAAATTGGTATTAATATCATTACAATAAAAAGTGGAAAGTTTAAAGACATTGGGTCTCCCTATAGAGAACTTTCAAAAGAAGAGCTAGAGATGTTTGAGAATATGATTAATGAATTATATGAAAAATTCATACTTGTTGTAAAAGGCGGAAGAAAAAACCTGGATGAAAAAACCATTAGGAATTTAGCACAGGGGCAAATATATCTTGGAGAAGATGCATACAAACTTGGACTCGTTGATAAAATAGGTACACTTGACGACGCAATAAATGACCTTAAGAGTGATCTTAATTTGAAGAGCATCACTATAAAGGAATATAGAATTCAAAAGTCATTTTGGGAGAACTTTTTAAGTATTGCATCCAAAGTGCTAACGCAGTATAAGAATCCCTCAGAAACAATATTTGAATACAAATTTACCGCTTACTAA
- a CDS encoding UvrD-helicase domain-containing protein, giving the protein MKENYLKDLNPAQLEAVTYVDGPLLVYAGAGSGKTKVITYKIAYLIDAIAIRPSQILAVTFTNKAAQEMKERTEQIIGEEINDLFIGTFHSICAKILRREIKFLGYKENFSILDEDDSTNVIKDIMKDLNLDPKYINPNEVKNYISKAKMNLIDANNFSFGDYFEEVVAKIYKKYERTLKENNALDFDDLIMLTIKLFKENPQVLYFYQTKFKHILVDEYQDVNRMQYEFVKLLTEKTRKFTLVGDDDQSIYSFRGASSEFIDKIYEDFEDLKVIKLEKNYRSPQEILDIANRLIKHNKRRTEKELFSDISINDAISFYEALDELDEARFVVNKIIELKEEKGYKNRDFAILYRTNFQSRAFEEYLLQQGIPYQVIGGQKFYGRAEIKDIIAYLALINNPSDNISFKRIVNTPPRKIGEKTIEELGRIAEEKGKSLFSAIEDYLKEKESKPLKEFYELINELRELSNTLPLPRFVEEVISKVKYLKYLEEKFKADAYERIENIKEFENMVVNFVRETEDADLSSLLTQISLITSVDETKDEDRVSLMTLHSAKGLEFPVVFLVGLEEGLLPHFRSLETTKDIEEERRLCYVGITRAKEKLFLTYALRRSKFGNLNPSKTSRFLTEMEIFEYNKESVDVRTFAIKKGDTVLHKVWGLGKVLDVVYDGDVPYATIDFLKIGVKNLDLRYAPLEKVK; this is encoded by the coding sequence ATGAAAGAAAACTACTTGAAGGACCTTAATCCTGCCCAGCTTGAGGCAGTAACTTACGTTGATGGACCGCTTCTTGTTTACGCAGGAGCAGGGTCTGGAAAAACAAAAGTGATAACCTACAAAATTGCCTATCTTATTGATGCAATTGCAATAAGACCATCGCAGATCCTTGCCGTTACATTTACAAACAAGGCAGCCCAGGAAATGAAAGAAAGAACCGAACAAATAATTGGAGAAGAAATAAACGATCTTTTTATAGGAACATTCCACTCGATCTGTGCAAAAATATTAAGAAGAGAAATAAAATTTTTAGGATACAAGGAGAATTTCTCAATTCTTGACGAAGATGATTCAACAAATGTAATCAAGGATATAATGAAGGACTTAAATTTAGACCCAAAGTACATTAACCCAAACGAGGTAAAAAATTATATTTCAAAGGCAAAAATGAACTTAATCGATGCAAATAATTTCAGTTTCGGCGACTATTTTGAAGAGGTTGTTGCAAAAATTTATAAGAAATACGAGCGCACGCTTAAAGAGAACAATGCACTTGATTTTGACGACCTCATAATGCTTACTATAAAACTTTTTAAGGAAAACCCGCAAGTTTTATACTTCTATCAGACGAAATTCAAACATATCCTTGTTGATGAATACCAAGATGTTAATCGAATGCAATATGAATTTGTAAAGTTGCTCACAGAGAAGACAAGAAAATTTACCCTCGTGGGAGATGACGATCAGAGTATATATTCATTTAGAGGAGCAAGTTCCGAGTTTATAGATAAAATTTACGAGGATTTTGAGGACCTGAAAGTAATTAAACTGGAAAAGAATTACAGATCTCCTCAGGAAATTTTAGATATCGCAAACAGACTTATAAAACACAACAAAAGGCGCACCGAAAAAGAACTATTTTCTGACATAAGCATTAATGATGCAATAAGTTTTTACGAAGCACTCGACGAATTAGACGAAGCAAGATTTGTAGTAAATAAGATTATCGAGCTGAAGGAAGAAAAAGGCTATAAAAATAGAGATTTTGCAATTCTCTACAGAACAAATTTCCAATCGAGAGCATTCGAAGAGTATCTCTTGCAGCAAGGAATTCCTTATCAGGTAATCGGCGGGCAGAAGTTTTACGGAAGAGCAGAAATAAAAGATATAATTGCTTACCTTGCACTTATAAACAATCCAAGCGACAATATAAGTTTCAAAAGAATTGTTAATACTCCACCAAGAAAAATTGGAGAAAAAACTATTGAAGAGTTAGGGCGTATCGCAGAAGAAAAAGGTAAATCGCTTTTTTCTGCAATAGAAGACTACCTCAAAGAAAAAGAATCGAAGCCTTTAAAAGAGTTTTATGAATTAATAAATGAATTAAGAGAACTATCCAATACCCTACCACTTCCAAGATTCGTGGAAGAGGTTATTTCGAAGGTAAAATACTTAAAGTATCTTGAAGAAAAATTCAAAGCAGATGCCTATGAAAGAATCGAAAATATAAAAGAATTTGAAAATATGGTTGTAAATTTCGTAAGAGAAACTGAAGATGCAGACCTATCCTCGCTTCTTACGCAGATTTCTTTAATAACAAGTGTTGACGAAACGAAGGATGAAGATAGGGTATCTCTTATGACCTTACACTCTGCAAAAGGTCTTGAATTCCCTGTTGTGTTCCTCGTAGGATTAGAGGAGGGTTTATTGCCACATTTTAGGTCTCTTGAAACAACCAAAGACATAGAGGAAGAAAGAAGATTATGTTATGTAGGTATTACAAGAGCCAAAGAAAAACTGTTTCTTACATATGCCCTCCGCAGATCTAAATTCGGAAACCTTAATCCATCTAAAACTTCAAGGTTTCTTACGGAAATGGAGATTTTTGAGTACAATAAAGAGAGTGTTGATGTAAGAACATTTGCTATTAAGAAGGGTGATACAGTGCTACATAAGGTTTGGGGGTTAGGAAAAGTGCTTGATGTAGTTTACGATGGAGATGTTCCATACGCAACTATTGACTTTTTAAAAATTGGGGTAAAGAACCTCGATTTGAGGTACGCACCGCTTGAGAAGGTAAAATGA